In one Vanessa tameamea isolate UH-Manoa-2023 chromosome 10, ilVanTame1 primary haplotype, whole genome shotgun sequence genomic region, the following are encoded:
- the LOC113391862 gene encoding transcription factor AP-4 isoform X2 gives MEAEKRIRREIANSNERRRMQSINAGFQALRTLLPRHEGEKLSKAAILQQTAEYIYSLEQEKTRLLSQNCQLKRLLNQHEGGEIPIKKRKNEVIPVHVPSIIPDSTDDTLTSSISPEPVAVITVSNMSQKKEPENSELRVQLEREQRLRRLLEERLHTLETQVYTESDKELPAPVVHYEETDIAECKLEKEEGETKLVEAPVATPLLEAAIKAEPRVEVEVLPDAAHDASSRLYLASTSRQNLETIVEAIRHLEGDHLFREETGDAPLALTKKVDRAPPQRPGVIVVKHS, from the exons ATGGAGGCGGAAAAGAGGATTCGGCGTGAAATTGCTAATAGCAATGAACGTAGAAGAATGCAGAGTATAAATGCAGGCTTTCAAGCTTTGCGCACTTTGCTACCGCGCCATGAGGGAGAAAAACTTAGTAAA GCTGCCATATTACAACAAACTGCTGAATACATTTATTCTCTTGAGCAAGAGAAGACGAGACTTCTTTCACAAAACTGTCAATTAAAGAGATTGCTGAACCAACATGAAGGAGGTGAAATACCaattaagaaaagaaaaaatgaagTTATACCTGTTCATGTTCCATCGATAATTCCTGACTCAACTGATGATACTCTTACAAGTTCAATATCGCCAGAACCAGTCGCTGTAATAACAGTATCAAATATGTCTCAGAAAAAAGAACCTGAAAATAGTGAATTACGTGTGCAGCTTGAACGTGAGCAGCGATTGCGTCGTTTATTGGAAGAGAGACTTCATACTTTGGAGACACAAGTGTACACTGAATCTGATAAAGAGCTTCCTGCACCGGTGGTACACTATGAAGAAACTGACATTGCTGAGTGTAAGTTGGAAAAAGAAGAGGGTGAAACAAAGCTAGTGGAAGCACCAGTTGCCACTCCTCTATTAGAAGCAGCAATTAAAGCTGAACCGAGAGTTGAAGTAGAAGTACTACCAGATGCTGCTCATGATGCTTCGTCACGCTTGTATCTTGCTAGTACTAGCCGTCAGAATTTAGAAACAATAGTAGAGGCCATCCGTCATCTAGAGGGAGATCACTTATTCAGAGAGGAAACAGGTGATGCACCACTTGCATTGACCAAAAAGGTTGACCGTGCGCCCCCTCAAAGACCTGGAGTTATTGTAGTGAAGCATTCGTGA
- the LOC113391862 gene encoding transcription factor AP-4 isoform X1: MSLHGNDVCLLEIEDYNLYEEEASDHASSRSEKNSSPGSKTMEAEKRIRREIANSNERRRMQSINAGFQALRTLLPRHEGEKLSKAAILQQTAEYIYSLEQEKTRLLSQNCQLKRLLNQHEGGEIPIKKRKNEVIPVHVPSIIPDSTDDTLTSSISPEPVAVITVSNMSQKKEPENSELRVQLEREQRLRRLLEERLHTLETQVYTESDKELPAPVVHYEETDIAECKLEKEEGETKLVEAPVATPLLEAAIKAEPRVEVEVLPDAAHDASSRLYLASTSRQNLETIVEAIRHLEGDHLFREETGDAPLALTKKVDRAPPQRPGVIVVKHS; encoded by the exons ATGTCATTGCACGGTAATGACGTTTGTTTATTAGAAATAGAAGACTATAACTTATACGAAGAAGAAGCATCTGATCACGCTAGTTCAAG AAGTGAAAAAAATTCTTCACCGGGAAGTAAAACTATGGAGGCGGAAAAGAGGATTCGGCGTGAAATTGCTAATAGCAATGAACGTAGAAGAATGCAGAGTATAAATGCAGGCTTTCAAGCTTTGCGCACTTTGCTACCGCGCCATGAGGGAGAAAAACTTAGTAAA GCTGCCATATTACAACAAACTGCTGAATACATTTATTCTCTTGAGCAAGAGAAGACGAGACTTCTTTCACAAAACTGTCAATTAAAGAGATTGCTGAACCAACATGAAGGAGGTGAAATACCaattaagaaaagaaaaaatgaagTTATACCTGTTCATGTTCCATCGATAATTCCTGACTCAACTGATGATACTCTTACAAGTTCAATATCGCCAGAACCAGTCGCTGTAATAACAGTATCAAATATGTCTCAGAAAAAAGAACCTGAAAATAGTGAATTACGTGTGCAGCTTGAACGTGAGCAGCGATTGCGTCGTTTATTGGAAGAGAGACTTCATACTTTGGAGACACAAGTGTACACTGAATCTGATAAAGAGCTTCCTGCACCGGTGGTACACTATGAAGAAACTGACATTGCTGAGTGTAAGTTGGAAAAAGAAGAGGGTGAAACAAAGCTAGTGGAAGCACCAGTTGCCACTCCTCTATTAGAAGCAGCAATTAAAGCTGAACCGAGAGTTGAAGTAGAAGTACTACCAGATGCTGCTCATGATGCTTCGTCACGCTTGTATCTTGCTAGTACTAGCCGTCAGAATTTAGAAACAATAGTAGAGGCCATCCGTCATCTAGAGGGAGATCACTTATTCAGAGAGGAAACAGGTGATGCACCACTTGCATTGACCAAAAAGGTTGACCGTGCGCCCCCTCAAAGACCTGGAGTTATTGTAGTGAAGCATTCGTGA